GCAATACAATCCACTTAAAACTCGTCacgtggcaagtcttaaatataatcttttatcattcttttatatttaaaatttttataattatttttttaactaattaatatattatatatattaatgttatgtttccttttttatttctttccccatattttttttcttcccaaatcCCCCCACACTTTGTTTTGCCGTAGGTCTTAGGACTCCCtcccctttctttctttcccagttttgtttctttctttctttctttaaaaaaaaaaaaaaaaaaagttatgcaCCCACTCCAATTTTATCATGGAAAGCAACCAAGAATCTgtaagtttcttttctttctttatacaATATTTGCTTTGATCATGTGACATTAATAACCCACATATATAGCTATATTAgggttattttcttttcttttaattggGGGTTTTTGGGTGAGGGtgagggtttttggttttttatatttataatatgaTCAGAGTTTTTTAACAGCTAATGTTTTGATCAGAGTTTTATtgtataaagaaagaaaagaaacttacAGATTCTTGGTTGCTTTCCATGATAAAAATGGAGTGGGtgcataactttttttttattttatttttttaaagaaagaaagaaacaaaactgGGAATGAAAGAAAGGGGAGGGAGTCCTAAGACCTAGGGCAAAACAACAAGTGTGGGGGgatttgggaagaaaaaaaatagggggaaagaaataaaaaaggaaacataacattaatatatataatatattaattagttaaaaaaataattttaaatattttaaatataaaataatgataaaagattatatttaagacttgccacgtAGCGAGTTTTAAGTGGATTGTAATGCTACTCAGCGAAGTCCAATGGCAAGCCAAGCCTCATACAAGTTTTTCTCCTGCAAAggagatggattgtctgccTTCCCATTTCCATACTATTTCCATCCCCtcatgtttgtgtggtcacggttaagccacgtcaacattttattttcttattttataaaaataataatacaaaaagcaataagaatataaaatgttgacgtggcttaaccatgatcacacaaaacaggaggggatGGAAAAAGTATGGAAAttggagggtagacaatccatCTCCCCCTGCAAAACAGTTGGTATCAAGAAAACTAGCGACACCCTTAAACTCTTCAATCAAGATGAGAAGCTaattatttagaacatgtttgaaTGTAAAACCAGTATTATTCTCGCAATGCACCTGCACTCGCATGAGTGTAATAAAAGAAGCAGGGCCAGGGTCACCTTCAACATTTATTCCCAGATCAGCATCCTTGGCATCCACAGAGTGACCTGAAGAACACTACCTCAATATTTTTATTGGGCAAGTCGCCTTCAATATTCAAGACTCAGCTCAAATACCATGCTACTCGAGCAAATTTCTCTATCAGATGATGGATTAAACTACATAACATATACAATGCATTAATGGAATGAAAGGTgaaatattttcaaaattaacTGTAATCATTTGAAGGATCTGTTTCGACATTCCAAGATAGAAATTAATTTCATTATGATCTTTTTATCAATGGCAACAAAGCACGATCTACTTTATCTTTGGATAAcaaatcaattatcaattccGCAATTGATGCGTTTGCAGAAAAACCCTTCTCCAACATTTTTTGAATAAGTCCGCTTCTGATGTCTCATTGTTATTGAAAAAACCTCGGATGATTATGTTATACGTCTGAAGAACAGCCTTTCTCTTCCGTCTTTAAATAACTTTACTGCTTCGCTCATTAGCCCTCCGTTACAAAATTCACCAATCATTATGTTATGCGTCCTGGTATTAGGTTGAAGACCTCTTGATGATAAACGGTGAATAAGAATAGAGTAAATCACAATATTTGGATCCAACTTCTCACTTTCCAATTTCCATAtcttttaacaattttattGCTTCGGGAAATTGTTGGTTTTTACACAGGCCATCCAATAAAACAGCATAGATTTGAACATTCGAAAATTGGCTGCAAGCTTGCACCTGAGCGAACAACTTTTGTGCATCTTCTGTTCTCCCTACTTTGCAAAAACCATCCATGAGAGTGGTGTAAGTAACGATATTAGGAACAAGACTGCTACTAGACATTTCCTCAAGAAGCATCAGTGCCTCATCTATTCTTCTAAGCTTACAATAGCCATTTATCAATCTGCTATAACTATAAGCATGAACAATGGATCCCTTGCTGAGCATTTGTTCCAAAAACTTTTCCGCCACGTTCCATTTCCCCTTGCAAGCAATAACCATCCATAAGTATAAGAACTGTGTCAAGTTCAATATCTCTTTTAAGTCATCATTTCGATCAAGCTTTTCGCAACCCTCTTTACAACAGATGTCTGCCAAGACATTGAAGATGTGCAGATTCGGAAAGTTACTTTTGCTCACCATTTCATCAAACAATCTCGTAGTTCGACCACCTTAATTTGCATACTCCATGAATCAAAGAAGTATATGTAATGACGTCAGGGTCAATACCTTTACTCATTATTTCAAAGAAAAGGTTCAATGACACGTCCCAATTCTGATATTCTCTGAATACtcggataggcacgtgctggccgacacctgagggtgacgaaagtCATTTATTGAttacaagagtaatgattaggagCAAATATTCATGAATAAACATTAGAATCTATAAgtaataaacaaagtttaaggaaGTGTCTAGAGTGCACAGAACACAATCTAAATCAAAAGTCAcaaaaaggaaagatcattacaagatatcacacaagtgaGTGGTAGATtgctactggtaggggaatgcctcgtacgtcGTGTCGTAGTCCTTGtttctaagacctgaatgggggcgcaaaacaaagatgagtggaccaagttcataaatataataataataataaaacagttatcaatgtATTAACCCCcacaatttatatataatgaaaactactagcataataagtgatggatttaataaaaatcctagcatgccaaaaatatctcaaaagtcatATCGTGGAATAACATCGCAGAAATCAAAATAATAAACGTCTCACAGATCGTCTCGTAaacgcggtgtgctgctagaaGGATCACTGAACAAATATATCTCCTAGCCCTATGCCAGCACTGTGGTCTCTGTGCCCGTAgtcagagattaccaactcccggcccaatgcctgctccgtgtccctcagctcgtagctagggattatttctcccggcctatctgccaacaccagatcctcaccCCAGGCAGCATAGTGTCCACTAtatacgcacaaatagttacgcctctcataaataaccacttcatagtataaagtcatccatcgtctatactataaatagaggtttctaaaacatgttctagcatcctattgtcatccatcagataatctaccagttcatggtttttatagaaaataatatattttaaaatatagctcaatataggttAACAAAtaaattcctcaccaaaaacaaGACGATAAACCACATATttcataaacatgcttaacataaaatcaaattataaactcgtaaggcatgcatttcatttatgcaattaaactaggaatttatgcaaattttagaaagggtccactcacagatactccttaGCAGTAGAGTTGTGCGGATAAGGATTAAGAATTTcctcactagcaacttcacataagcacaaaaatgtaat
This window of the Malus domestica chromosome 03, GDT2T_hap1 genome carries:
- the LOC103418834 gene encoding pentatricopeptide repeat-containing protein At5g16640, mitochondrial-like, translating into MVSKSNFPNLHIFNVLADICCKEGCEKLDRNDDLKEILNLTQFLYLWMVIACKGKWNVAEKFLEQMLSKGSIVHAYSYSRLINGYCKLRRIDEALMLLEEMSSSSLVPNIVTYTTLMDGFCKVGRTEDAQKLFAQVQACSQFSNVQIYAVLLDGLCKNQQFPEAIKLLKDMEIGK